From a single Nostoc sp. MS1 genomic region:
- a CDS encoding RrF2 family transcriptional regulator — protein sequence MALNQSLNRSIQSTNLNSQNYALLDLSSKVEYALLALLELASHHGKKVPLTMSEITAKQPIPERYLEQILTNLRRAGVVQSQRGSKGGFVLVREPWQITLLEIVTLVEGERKEKETSSPPTLERSLVLEIWDQANAASIEVLRSYTLQDLCQEREVRAQQSPMYYI from the coding sequence ATGGCGTTAAATCAATCGTTAAACCGTAGTATACAGAGTACAAACTTGAATAGCCAAAACTACGCTCTTTTGGATCTATCATCCAAAGTGGAATATGCGCTGCTCGCACTCTTGGAACTAGCAAGCCACCACGGTAAAAAAGTTCCTCTAACTATGAGTGAAATTACTGCCAAACAGCCCATACCAGAGCGCTATTTAGAACAAATTTTGACCAACCTGCGGCGTGCAGGTGTGGTGCAGAGTCAACGTGGCTCTAAAGGAGGCTTTGTGTTAGTTCGTGAACCTTGGCAAATCACCTTACTAGAAATTGTCACTTTAGTAGAAGGTGAGCGCAAGGAAAAAGAAACTTCTTCCCCTCCGACTCTTGAACGAAGTCTAGTTCTTGAAATATGGGATCAAGCCAACGCTGCTTCTATAGAGGTTCTCAGAAGTTATACACTTCAAGACTTGTGCCAAGAAAGAGAAGTACGCGCCCAGCAGAGTCCCATGTATTATATTTAA
- a CDS encoding BON domain-containing protein — MKKLFSLLVAGFLVVGSFGCQEAPSSTNGSTPAPVKEASEGGTTAKETTTPVLGKKAKSKIETNKTAATKTDEDLKTAVSKKLQVGIPGNKFVVENERGEITLKGVAKSQQEIKKAEKLVKDVKGVKSVKSEAKIEPANRS; from the coding sequence ATGAAAAAATTATTTTCCCTATTAGTAGCTGGCTTTTTGGTAGTTGGTAGTTTTGGCTGTCAAGAAGCTCCTAGCAGCACCAATGGAAGTACTCCAGCACCTGTAAAAGAAGCTTCTGAGGGTGGAACTACAGCCAAAGAAACCACCACACCAGTACTAGGTAAAAAAGCTAAATCTAAAATAGAAACAAATAAAACCGCAGCTACAAAAACTGATGAAGACTTGAAAACCGCAGTGAGTAAGAAATTACAAGTAGGTATTCCAGGTAATAAATTTGTAGTGGAAAATGAACGGGGAGAAATTACACTCAAAGGTGTAGCTAAATCTCAGCAAGAAATCAAGAAAGCTGAAAAACTTGTCAAAGATGTAAAAGGTGTCAAGAGTGTAAAATCAGAAGCTAAAATTGAACCTGCTAACAGGTCTTAA
- a CDS encoding GNAT family N-acetyltransferase, giving the protein MSYKWQRDDYHISTDVNQLDVGVVHQFLASSYWAKDLPLEVLQRSLKNSLIFGLYKENEQIGLARVITDYATFAYIADVFVLAPYRRQGLGKWLIETIVSHPELQGLRRWLLATKDAHEFYRQFGFTELNNPARFMEKWNPNIYQHNRAE; this is encoded by the coding sequence ATGTCTTACAAGTGGCAACGAGACGATTACCACATCAGTACAGATGTCAATCAGCTAGATGTGGGTGTTGTGCATCAGTTCTTAGCTAGTTCATATTGGGCTAAAGATTTGCCTTTAGAAGTTTTACAGCGATCGCTAAAAAATTCCCTTATATTTGGACTATATAAGGAAAATGAGCAGATTGGCTTGGCTCGTGTCATCACAGATTATGCGACCTTTGCCTATATTGCCGATGTGTTTGTTTTAGCTCCTTATCGTAGGCAAGGTTTAGGTAAGTGGCTAATAGAAACTATTGTTTCCCATCCAGAATTACAAGGGTTACGTCGGTGGTTATTAGCTACAAAAGATGCTCATGAGTTTTACCGTCAATTTGGATTTACTGAACTTAATAATCCTGCTCGTTTTATGGAAAAATGGAACCCTAATATTTATCAACATAACAGAGCAGAGTGA
- a CDS encoding class I SAM-dependent methyltransferase — MKDLEQRKSWYSEVATKYTSQQRKNWYNDVADAYDKTRPRYPQQLISRAVELAQLSTDATILEVGCGPGTATTAFAELGFSMVCLEPSQKSSQLAQHNCQPYPKVKIINTSFEEWPLEPEKFDAVLAATSFHWVSPEVGYSKAADALKDNRHLILLWNMTPQPEYEVYQALHEVYQTQAPALGRYEERETQEKQLKRFGQAVIDSGRFQYLVSEQLPCEVTYTINDYLTLLSTLSPYIALDSQQKNSLFTGLQEILEKQCGSTIQVSYLSAFHIAKKI, encoded by the coding sequence ATGAAAGATTTAGAACAAAGAAAAAGCTGGTATAGCGAAGTAGCAACTAAATACACTTCGCAGCAAAGAAAGAATTGGTATAACGATGTAGCTGATGCTTACGACAAGACTAGACCGCGCTATCCTCAACAACTTATTAGCCGTGCTGTAGAGTTAGCGCAATTGTCAACAGATGCGACGATTTTAGAGGTAGGATGCGGCCCTGGTACGGCGACTACCGCCTTTGCAGAATTAGGCTTTTCGATGGTTTGTTTAGAACCAAGTCAAAAAAGTAGTCAATTAGCACAACACAACTGTCAACCTTATCCAAAGGTAAAAATTATCAATACCTCATTTGAAGAATGGCCGCTAGAACCTGAGAAATTTGACGCTGTTTTAGCCGCTACTTCATTTCATTGGGTTTCCCCAGAGGTTGGCTACTCCAAAGCTGCTGATGCTTTAAAAGATAATCGCCATTTGATTTTGCTGTGGAATATGACACCCCAGCCAGAGTATGAGGTTTACCAAGCACTACATGAAGTCTATCAAACTCAAGCTCCGGCTTTGGGAAGGTATGAAGAGAGAGAAACTCAAGAAAAACAACTCAAAAGGTTTGGACAAGCAGTTATTGATTCAGGTCGTTTTCAATATTTAGTGTCTGAACAGTTACCTTGTGAAGTCACATATACCATTAATGATTATTTAACGCTATTAAGCACTTTATCGCCTTACATAGCATTAGATTCACAGCAGAAAAATTCTCTGTTTACTGGTTTGCAGGAAATATTAGAAAAACAATGCGGTAGCACTATTCAAGTCTCATATTTATCAGCGTTTCACATTGCTAAAAAAATATAA
- a CDS encoding BlaI/MecI/CopY family transcriptional regulator, protein MAPLPEYRPKQMSVGPLEAEILNIVWEFGSATVKDVHDRILADPNRELAYTSVTTVLRRLTDKGWLACDKKGRAFYWRPLLSKQQAEVIKAHEQLHRFLAVGNPDVVAAFADSLDEAASVQIEAIAKRIQAARQAREGQ, encoded by the coding sequence ATGGCTCCTTTACCTGAATATCGTCCTAAACAAATGTCTGTAGGCCCTTTAGAGGCTGAAATTTTAAATATTGTCTGGGAGTTTGGTTCAGCTACCGTTAAAGATGTTCATGACCGCATTCTGGCTGACCCTAACCGCGAATTAGCTTATACTTCTGTGACTACGGTGTTGCGTCGCCTCACAGATAAGGGCTGGTTGGCTTGTGATAAAAAAGGACGGGCGTTTTACTGGCGGCCGTTATTGTCGAAGCAGCAAGCAGAAGTGATTAAAGCTCATGAGCAATTACATCGCTTTTTAGCAGTGGGCAACCCTGATGTAGTGGCAGCCTTTGCTGATAGTCTTGATGAAGCAGCAAGCGTTCAAATAGAAGCGATCGCTAAACGTATTCAAGCTGCACGCCAAGCCAGGGAGGGACAATAA
- a CDS encoding M56 family metallopeptidase, with protein sequence MHLLMILTAVAVSWIVRCSWTNSSGNWETRWQRALFFFLFPPLFILMTAIALLCMGPQGKMGGVYTGWFSYVLAFAFLGFFSFVCVKLAISGWRSLQSARHCPLINLDGKQVRLLDTKALFAGQIGFWQPELVLSEGLLQKLSPSHLESVLAHEQGHFHYRDTFWFFWLGWVRYCTVWLPNTDTLWHELLVLRELRADSYAASQVDPLLLAESLLLFVSNGAVLSKSEVCCAALGADVGDRLEQRIDALLTPSIHTPQSRLQSWHNFLLALLPLITVIFHT encoded by the coding sequence ATGCACTTGCTGATGATTTTGACTGCTGTGGCAGTTTCATGGATTGTTAGATGTTCTTGGACTAATTCCTCTGGCAATTGGGAAACACGGTGGCAACGAGCGTTATTTTTCTTTCTATTTCCACCATTGTTTATTCTGATGACGGCGATCGCTCTTTTGTGTATGGGGCCACAAGGCAAAATGGGGGGCGTATACACGGGTTGGTTCAGCTATGTACTAGCTTTTGCATTTCTTGGGTTTTTCTCTTTTGTGTGCGTCAAGTTGGCTATTAGTGGTTGGCGATCGCTACAATCCGCCCGTCACTGTCCTTTAATTAATCTTGATGGTAAACAAGTCCGACTGCTTGACACAAAAGCACTATTTGCAGGTCAAATTGGTTTTTGGCAACCTGAATTAGTACTAAGCGAAGGATTATTACAAAAACTCTCTCCTAGCCATCTAGAAAGCGTTTTAGCCCACGAACAAGGACATTTCCACTATAGGGATACATTTTGGTTTTTCTGGCTCGGTTGGGTGCGTTATTGCACTGTTTGGCTGCCAAATACAGACACTTTATGGCATGAACTTTTAGTGTTGCGTGAACTGCGTGCAGATAGTTACGCTGCATCCCAAGTAGACCCCTTACTTCTAGCAGAATCACTCTTACTATTTGTCAGCAATGGTGCTGTATTATCAAAATCAGAGGTTTGCTGTGCAGCATTGGGTGCAGATGTAGGCGATCGTTTAGAACAGAGAATAGATGCTCTACTTACCCCATCAATCCATACACCACAATCTCGCTTACAGTCTTGGCACAATTTCCTATTAGCACTCCTGCCATTAATAACTGTAATATTTCATACTTGA
- a CDS encoding TIGR02281 family clan AA aspartic protease, with amino-acid sequence MKSAWKRGIKNINLAVIFVMPALFFLAFAHTVNAQDPGECFMINSSGKTISLRNICGGKKAIQNSEERVFRVPIKRRLGRTPVIDVTFNNKKTFEMIVDTGANNSLIPLKLAIALQLQPTGIMQAQIADGTQVEFSTSKVTSMAAGGAIAKNIEVAIAPKAEFGLLGHDFFRNYDIKILETEVEFHQR; translated from the coding sequence ATGAAAAGCGCTTGGAAGCGCGGCATTAAAAATATTAACTTAGCTGTAATATTTGTCATGCCAGCGCTGTTTTTTTTAGCATTTGCTCATACTGTAAATGCACAAGACCCAGGCGAATGTTTTATGATTAATAGCTCAGGGAAAACTATTTCCTTGAGAAATATATGTGGTGGTAAAAAGGCAATCCAAAATAGTGAAGAGAGAGTTTTTCGTGTCCCTATTAAGCGCAGGTTGGGCAGAACTCCTGTAATTGATGTCACTTTCAACAACAAAAAAACCTTTGAAATGATTGTGGATACAGGTGCGAACAATAGCCTCATCCCCTTGAAATTAGCGATCGCCCTCCAACTCCAACCCACTGGAATCATGCAGGCACAAATTGCCGATGGAACACAAGTAGAGTTTTCCACCAGTAAAGTAACATCAATGGCAGCCGGTGGAGCTATAGCCAAAAATATCGAAGTAGCGATCGCACCAAAAGCCGAGTTCGGTTTACTAGGCCATGACTTCTTTCGTAACTACGACATCAAGATTTTAGAAACCGAAGTGGAGTTTCATCAGAGATAG
- a CDS encoding sensor histidine kinase, translated as MYQWILPSLSEVLAESQAIVTECSPTKAEQQWRMSLAATENLLINTLAAVDSEALPGLVLAAPAPLFSQPILAGSLQTITFTAKPFNPLALMPFQMPGAIAFTEPETTLCESVLPLLPADPLASEQFCLVFTDKFRLVLVLATHKDGTKTFSFSFEPEIVQQAWRSLGARVMLTNPDSYAELDALVQKYPFIAPDYRTVIQFSQFLLQELPEEEANNWGLGRNRGVEAQECRAEEILYPQCPLPNPQYQIPNSSSIKPDVELLQAFAHEVRTPLTTIRTMTRLLLKRRDLPANVIHRLEIIDHECTEQIDRMELLFKAAELETSNSGKSGHTHLTAMALDQVLQQSIPRWQQAAERRNLTLDVVLPQQLPTVVSNPNMLDRVLTGLMENFTRSLPAGSHIQVQVIPAGDQLKLQLSPQTLCPETNKTTAPATPPIRKALGQLLMFQPETGTISLNIAATKHLFQAIGGKLIVRQRPQYGEVLTIFLPLEVSNKKDLTLTK; from the coding sequence GTGTACCAATGGATCTTGCCAAGTCTGAGTGAAGTTTTAGCTGAAAGTCAAGCAATAGTGACTGAATGCTCTCCAACCAAAGCAGAGCAACAGTGGCGGATGAGTCTAGCTGCAACAGAAAATCTGCTTATTAACACTTTAGCTGCTGTTGATTCTGAGGCGCTTCCAGGATTGGTGTTAGCTGCTCCCGCACCCCTATTCAGTCAACCTATCTTGGCTGGGAGCTTACAGACGATTACTTTTACAGCCAAGCCTTTTAATCCTTTGGCTTTGATGCCATTTCAAATGCCAGGCGCGATCGCCTTCACAGAACCAGAAACTACACTTTGTGAATCGGTACTGCCTTTATTACCTGCTGATCCTTTGGCATCTGAGCAATTTTGTTTAGTATTTACAGATAAATTTAGATTAGTTTTAGTTCTTGCTACACATAAAGATGGCACAAAAACTTTTTCATTTTCCTTTGAGCCAGAGATAGTTCAACAAGCGTGGCGATCGCTCGGCGCAAGGGTAATGCTAACTAATCCTGACTCTTACGCCGAGTTGGATGCTTTAGTACAAAAATATCCATTTATTGCACCAGATTACCGTACAGTAATTCAGTTTAGCCAATTTTTACTTCAAGAATTACCGGAAGAAGAGGCTAACAACTGGGGATTAGGAAGAAACAGGGGAGTAGAAGCACAAGAATGCAGAGCAGAAGAAATACTCTATCCTCAATGTCCTCTACCTAACCCCCAATATCAAATACCTAATTCCTCATCAATTAAGCCAGATGTAGAACTGTTACAAGCTTTTGCTCATGAAGTGCGTACACCTTTAACTACTATTCGCACCATGACTCGCCTGTTACTGAAGCGGCGTGATTTACCTGCGAATGTAATCCATCGCTTAGAAATTATCGATCATGAGTGTACTGAGCAGATTGATCGCATGGAGTTGTTATTTAAAGCAGCAGAACTAGAAACTTCTAACTCTGGGAAATCTGGGCATACTCATCTAACAGCGATGGCTTTAGACCAAGTATTACAACAGAGTATACCCCGATGGCAGCAAGCCGCAGAACGACGTAACTTGACTTTAGATGTGGTATTACCCCAACAATTACCGACTGTGGTAAGCAACCCTAATATGCTGGATCGGGTACTTACTGGCTTGATGGAGAATTTCACCCGCAGTTTACCAGCCGGAAGCCATATCCAAGTACAGGTAATTCCCGCCGGGGATCAACTCAAGCTACAGTTATCTCCCCAAACTCTCTGTCCAGAGACAAATAAAACGACTGCACCAGCCACACCACCAATTCGCAAAGCCTTGGGACAGTTACTCATGTTCCAACCAGAAACAGGAACAATCAGCTTGAACATTGCCGCAACCAAGCATCTATTCCAAGCGATCGGCGGTAAGTTAATTGTCCGCCAACGTCCCCAATACGGTGAAGTTCTCACTATCTTCCTACCCCTGGAAGTAAGTAACAAAAAGGACTTAACCCTAACTAAATGA